A single window of Chitinophaga sp. XS-30 DNA harbors:
- the feoB gene encoding ferrous iron transport protein B produces the protein MEDQIRMKVPINIALVGNPNSGKSSLFNALTGLNQKVSNFPGVTVDKKTGIARIAPQLEANIIDLPGTYSLYPKSADEFVTYDVLLNPKGADRPDMVLIIADASNLKRNLLFCSQIIDLKVPVIIGLTMMDLAKKKGVEVDLAGLERELGVPVVAINPRRNKGLQQLKKNIELIAQEKFGAPARDFIPNHELAPAVIEDIKKICAVTSDYAALHVAVNYDELHFLGKPQQAAIKASLQQHGFNKTKIQADEIMQRYAHIKQVMNGTVVETDPLQQQLQTERIDNILLHRFWGYLILLVVLFLLFQSIFWIASYPMDLIDAGFGSLSGWLTDVLPANQVSDVFINGIIAGLGGIAVFIPQIMILFGLITILEDTGYMARISFLTDRLMRQVGLNGKSVMPLISGVACAVPAIMAARNIENRKERLITIMITPLMSCSARLPIYTIMIALVIPDRMVLGFLSLQGLVMMGLYLLGFVMAILVAAVMKLFIKIREKSYFIMELPVYRAPRWKNAAVTMVEKAKIFVMDAGKVIMVISIILWFLASYGPGAQMQAVETKYEQLQAQTTDETQLEELDKQLQSEKLSHSYAGILGHAIEPAVKPLGFDWKIGIALITSFAAREVFVGTMATLYSVGDSEDSDATLRQKMESATRVDGTPVYTLATGLSLMIFYAFAMQCMSTLAIVKRETRSWKYPIIQFIYMTALAYVCSWIIYELFK, from the coding sequence TTGGAGGATCAGATCAGGATGAAGGTACCAATCAATATTGCGCTGGTAGGCAATCCTAACAGTGGCAAAAGTTCTCTCTTTAATGCGCTGACGGGTTTAAACCAGAAAGTAAGCAACTTCCCGGGGGTAACGGTGGACAAAAAGACCGGTATTGCCCGCATTGCTCCACAGCTGGAGGCCAATATCATTGACCTGCCCGGTACCTACAGCCTGTATCCCAAAAGCGCTGATGAATTTGTGACGTATGATGTGCTGCTCAACCCGAAGGGGGCAGACAGGCCGGATATGGTACTCATAATTGCCGATGCCTCCAATCTCAAGCGCAACCTCCTGTTCTGCTCCCAGATCATAGACCTGAAAGTACCGGTGATCATTGGACTGACCATGATGGACCTCGCGAAGAAAAAAGGTGTGGAAGTGGACCTGGCCGGCCTGGAACGGGAACTGGGCGTACCTGTAGTAGCCATCAACCCCCGCCGCAACAAGGGCCTGCAGCAGCTGAAAAAGAACATCGAACTGATCGCGCAGGAAAAATTCGGCGCCCCCGCCCGGGATTTTATCCCCAATCACGAGCTGGCCCCCGCCGTTATAGAAGATATTAAAAAGATATGTGCCGTTACGAGCGACTACGCCGCCCTGCATGTAGCCGTCAATTATGACGAACTGCATTTTCTGGGGAAACCGCAGCAGGCGGCCATAAAGGCCTCACTGCAGCAGCACGGGTTCAATAAGACCAAAATACAGGCGGACGAGATCATGCAGCGTTATGCGCATATCAAGCAAGTCATGAACGGCACCGTCGTGGAAACGGACCCGCTGCAGCAACAGCTCCAGACGGAAAGGATCGACAATATCCTGCTGCACCGCTTCTGGGGATACCTCATTCTGCTGGTGGTCCTCTTCCTGCTCTTCCAGAGCATTTTCTGGATCGCTTCCTACCCGATGGACCTCATCGATGCCGGCTTCGGTTCGCTTAGCGGATGGCTGACGGATGTGCTGCCGGCCAACCAGGTCAGCGATGTATTCATCAACGGCATTATTGCCGGCCTTGGCGGGATAGCGGTGTTCATTCCGCAGATCATGATCCTTTTCGGGCTGATCACCATCCTGGAAGATACCGGCTATATGGCCCGGATCAGTTTTCTTACAGACCGGCTGATGCGCCAGGTGGGCCTGAACGGCAAATCCGTGATGCCCCTGATCAGCGGCGTAGCCTGTGCCGTTCCGGCGATTATGGCTGCCAGGAATATCGAGAACAGGAAGGAAAGACTGATCACCATTATGATCACGCCGCTCATGAGTTGCTCCGCACGCCTGCCCATTTATACGATCATGATCGCGCTGGTGATCCCGGACCGTATGGTACTGGGTTTCCTGAGCCTCCAGGGCCTGGTGATGATGGGCCTTTACCTGCTGGGTTTCGTCATGGCTATTCTTGTAGCCGCTGTCATGAAGCTGTTCATCAAAATACGGGAGAAAAGCTATTTCATTATGGAGCTGCCGGTGTACCGCGCCCCGCGCTGGAAGAACGCCGCCGTGACCATGGTGGAGAAAGCGAAGATATTTGTTATGGATGCCGGCAAGGTGATCATGGTGATCTCCATTATCCTCTGGTTCCTCGCCTCTTACGGGCCCGGAGCGCAAATGCAGGCCGTAGAAACAAAATACGAACAGCTGCAGGCGCAGACCACAGATGAAACACAGCTGGAAGAACTGGATAAACAACTGCAATCGGAAAAACTGTCCCACTCCTATGCCGGCATACTCGGCCATGCCATTGAACCGGCTGTGAAGCCGCTGGGTTTCGACTGGAAGATCGGCATCGCCCTGATCACTTCCTTTGCGGCCCGGGAAGTATTCGTGGGAACCATGGCTACGCTGTACAGCGTGGGTGATTCCGAGGATAGCGACGCCACGCTGCGGCAGAAAATGGAATCCGCCACCCGGGTAGACGGTACCCCGGTGTACACCCTGGCCACCGGCCTTTCGCTCATGATCTTCTACGCTTTTGCCATGCAATGCATGAGCACGCTGGCCATTGTAAAAAGGGAAACCCGGTCCTGGAAATACCCCATTATCCAGTTCATATACATGACCGCACTGGCCTACGTTTGCAGCTGGATCATCTACGAATTGTTCAAATAG
- a CDS encoding PspC domain-containing protein produces the protein MKKIININLSSRLIPIEDSAYEILRQYLDSLRRYFSKEEGAEEIVGDIESRIAEIFQDKIRKGAHCITDEDVQAIKTSMGTPEQFVEEDGDTTGSSHHKSASESFAPYIRPRKRFYRDPDGKVLGGVCSGLGAYFNVDPLVFRIIFAIAAIGLWGGGILLYFILWFATPEANTAAEKLEMRGERVDLNNIKATVQEEMNTFRSRMERMGDDVRNFSEGRGKQYGRDAGTAIEGFFKGLANVIVFIAKGFFLFLAVVILFVLVVGLIMSAVFSAVLIPVKDLLLDNGVQTMLFWPALALLVGIPILSLVAFLIRKMTGIKQQNRFAGYTLGFFWLMGVVFSVWLSVSLAQDFKARYNTPEPEIVNIVQPEKGRLIVKKARTVLEMEEINLFDGNLRVLDDTVIIDDIRIQVLKSETDSFEVEVERSSRGKNWRQAEELAREIYFGLEQKDSVLYIPSGFSIPRNSKYRNQKVTVRIRVPVGKHIVIDREVRHHYSFIRNWREEWWDDRYNWDRNNDQIDIRMTPDGWERKDLHERKPEERNTPADTTAPRNEYRYRGPGTRPEQQNTTPVEDSSRKDAEDKKSLTLAVASFMFQNTFEKLN, from the coding sequence ATGAAAAAGATTATCAACATAAACCTGTCGAGTCGCCTGATCCCTATCGAGGACAGCGCCTACGAGATCCTTCGACAGTATCTTGATAGCCTGAGGCGTTACTTCTCCAAGGAGGAGGGCGCGGAAGAGATCGTCGGAGATATTGAAAGCCGGATCGCTGAGATATTCCAGGACAAGATCCGTAAAGGAGCGCATTGCATCACCGATGAGGATGTGCAGGCCATCAAAACTTCCATGGGCACGCCCGAACAATTTGTGGAAGAAGACGGCGATACAACAGGCAGCAGCCATCATAAATCCGCCTCCGAGTCTTTCGCCCCTTATATACGTCCGCGTAAACGGTTCTACCGGGACCCGGACGGCAAAGTGCTCGGCGGCGTCTGCAGCGGGCTGGGCGCATATTTTAATGTGGACCCGCTGGTATTCCGGATCATATTTGCCATTGCTGCCATCGGTTTATGGGGCGGAGGCATCCTGCTTTACTTCATCCTCTGGTTTGCCACTCCCGAGGCCAATACCGCAGCGGAAAAGTTGGAAATGCGCGGCGAACGGGTAGATCTGAACAATATCAAGGCCACCGTACAGGAAGAAATGAACACTTTCCGTTCCCGTATGGAAAGAATGGGGGATGATGTCAGAAATTTTTCGGAGGGCCGCGGGAAACAGTACGGTAGAGATGCCGGTACTGCAATAGAAGGGTTTTTCAAAGGATTGGCAAATGTCATTGTTTTCATTGCAAAGGGCTTTTTCCTTTTCCTCGCTGTAGTGATACTCTTCGTATTGGTAGTTGGCCTGATTATGTCAGCTGTCTTTTCCGCGGTCCTGATCCCTGTCAAAGACCTCTTACTGGATAATGGAGTGCAAACCATGCTCTTCTGGCCGGCCTTGGCCCTGCTGGTAGGCATCCCTATCCTTTCGCTGGTGGCCTTCCTCATCCGCAAGATGACGGGCATCAAACAGCAAAATAGATTTGCAGGATATACGCTCGGATTCTTCTGGTTGATGGGAGTGGTATTCTCCGTCTGGCTGAGCGTTTCCCTGGCGCAGGATTTCAAAGCCCGGTATAATACGCCCGAACCGGAGATCGTAAATATCGTCCAGCCTGAAAAGGGACGGCTGATCGTCAAGAAGGCGCGGACCGTGCTGGAAATGGAAGAGATCAACCTGTTCGACGGCAATCTGCGTGTGCTGGATGATACCGTGATCATCGATGATATCAGGATCCAGGTCCTGAAAAGCGAAACGGACAGCTTTGAGGTGGAAGTGGAAAGAAGCTCCAGGGGAAAGAACTGGCGCCAGGCGGAAGAACTGGCCCGCGAGATATATTTCGGACTGGAGCAGAAGGACTCCGTGCTCTACATACCCTCCGGATTCTCCATTCCCCGCAATTCCAAATACCGCAACCAGAAAGTGACCGTACGGATACGGGTGCCGGTAGGCAAACACATCGTGATAGACCGGGAAGTAAGGCATCACTACAGCTTTATCCGCAACTGGCGCGAGGAATGGTGGGATGATCGTTATAACTGGGACCGTAATAATGATCAGATCGATATCAGGATGACACCTGACGGCTGGGAGCGGAAGGACCTGCATGAAAGAAAACCGGAAGAGCGGAACACCCCGGCAGACACAACCGCCCCCCGCAACGAGTACCGCTACCGCGGGCCCGGAACACGGCCGGAACAACAGAACACCACCCCGGTGGAGGATAGCAGCAGGAAAGATGCGGAAGACAAAAAAAGCCTGACGCTGGCGGTGGCCAGCTTCATGTTCCAGAACACATTCGAAAAATTGAATTGA
- a CDS encoding PadR family transcriptional regulator, whose product MNIDNTQSQMRKGVLEFCILSIIKQGEAYPSDIIEKMKEAKLDILEGTLYPLLTRLKNAELLTYRWVESSSGPPRKYFSMTDKGELFYRDLENTWNELANAVHQLTQPNTIQ is encoded by the coding sequence ATGAATATTGATAATACACAGTCGCAGATGCGGAAAGGGGTGCTGGAGTTTTGCATTCTCTCCATCATCAAGCAAGGCGAGGCTTATCCTTCAGACATTATTGAAAAAATGAAAGAAGCGAAGCTGGATATCCTGGAAGGGACCTTATATCCGCTTCTGACACGCCTCAAAAATGCGGAGCTGCTCACCTACCGGTGGGTGGAAAGCAGTTCAGGCCCCCCGCGGAAATATTTTTCCATGACCGACAAAGGAGAACTCTTTTACCGGGACCTGGAGAATACCTGGAATGAACTGGCCAATGCGGTCCATCAGTTAACGCAACCCAACACCATCCAATAA
- a CDS encoding SulP family inorganic anion transporter has product MSKKIGLFSNIKGDLPAGLVVFLIAVPLCLGIALASGAPLFSGMIAGIVGGIVVGSLSGSQLSVSGPAAGLTAIVLSAITRLGAFETFLLAVVLAGLFQLVLGFVKAGTVANYFPSNVITGMLTAIGLIIILKQIPHAFGYDADAEGDFAFIQTDGENTFSSLISMLNHIHLGAVLITLLSIGILLYWSKIPKVNLVPAPLVAVLVGIGLNELFVSAGSPLGLSQSHLVTLPVAASFGEFVGQFTLPDFSQLANSEVWVVAATIAVVASIETLLNLEATDKLDPMKRYSPPNRELRAQGIGNMVSGLIGGIPITSVIVRSSANINSGGRTKLSAVSHGILLLVCTALIPGLLNKIPLATLAAVLLVTGYKLCKPTVFKQMFAKGKYQWIPFLVTVLVIVFTDLLVGVAVGLAVSVLFIMWGNMKSPYFFQKERYRTGDLIRLELSQEVSFLNKANILLTLDRLPENSTVVIDASKTLYIDQDVLDIIREFAQIKAAQKKIKVVLKGFKEAYKINNTDHLFLETPEKEKPAAVVANGTHKDLLKELSVN; this is encoded by the coding sequence ATGAGCAAGAAAATTGGACTTTTTTCGAATATCAAAGGTGATCTACCGGCCGGCCTTGTTGTATTTCTGATCGCTGTGCCGCTCTGTCTCGGCATAGCCCTGGCATCCGGTGCGCCATTATTTTCCGGCATGATCGCCGGTATTGTCGGCGGTATAGTCGTCGGTTCCCTGAGCGGCTCCCAGCTGAGCGTCAGCGGTCCTGCCGCAGGCCTTACGGCCATTGTGCTCAGTGCCATTACCCGGCTCGGCGCCTTTGAAACCTTCCTGCTGGCCGTTGTGCTGGCCGGACTGTTCCAGCTGGTGCTCGGTTTTGTAAAAGCCGGAACTGTCGCCAACTATTTTCCTTCCAATGTTATTACAGGTATGTTAACGGCCATCGGCCTGATCATCATCCTGAAACAAATACCGCACGCCTTCGGATATGATGCTGATGCGGAAGGGGATTTCGCCTTTATCCAGACGGATGGAGAGAATACTTTTTCCTCGCTCATCAGTATGCTGAATCACATCCACCTTGGCGCGGTGCTGATCACACTGCTCTCCATCGGCATTCTGTTATACTGGAGCAAGATACCGAAGGTAAACCTGGTACCGGCGCCGCTGGTGGCCGTGCTCGTGGGCATCGGTCTCAATGAGCTTTTTGTGTCAGCCGGCTCACCGCTTGGCCTTTCTCAAAGTCACCTGGTGACGCTGCCGGTGGCCGCATCATTCGGGGAATTCGTGGGGCAGTTCACCCTGCCGGATTTCAGCCAGCTGGCCAACAGCGAAGTATGGGTCGTTGCCGCAACAATAGCCGTGGTAGCGTCCATAGAAACACTGCTGAACCTGGAGGCTACCGACAAACTGGACCCGATGAAACGGTATTCACCGCCTAACCGGGAACTGAGGGCACAGGGGATCGGCAATATGGTCAGCGGCCTGATCGGCGGTATCCCCATTACCTCCGTGATCGTCCGCTCCTCCGCTAATATCAATTCCGGAGGCCGTACAAAATTGTCCGCCGTTTCCCATGGTATATTACTTCTGGTCTGTACTGCACTGATCCCGGGGCTGCTGAACAAAATACCACTGGCTACGCTGGCTGCTGTTCTGCTGGTGACCGGTTATAAGCTCTGCAAGCCCACCGTCTTCAAACAGATGTTCGCAAAAGGCAAATATCAATGGATCCCCTTCCTGGTAACCGTTTTGGTGATCGTATTCACCGATCTGCTGGTCGGCGTTGCGGTTGGCCTCGCTGTGAGCGTCCTGTTCATCATGTGGGGTAACATGAAAAGCCCTTACTTCTTCCAGAAAGAAAGGTACCGTACGGGCGATCTCATCCGCCTGGAGCTGTCACAGGAAGTATCCTTCCTGAACAAAGCGAACATCCTGCTGACGCTGGACCGCCTGCCGGAAAACAGCACAGTAGTGATCGACGCCAGCAAAACGCTGTATATAGACCAGGATGTGCTGGACATTATTCGTGAATTCGCGCAGATCAAAGCCGCCCAGAAGAAAATAAAAGTGGTGCTGAAAGGATTCAAAGAAGCATACAAGATCAACAACACAGATCATCTTTTCCTGGAAACGCCGGAAAAAGAGAAACCGGCAGCCGTTGTCGCCAATGGCACACACAAAGACCTGCTGAAAGAGTTATCTGTAAACTAA
- a CDS encoding carbonic anhydrase family protein produces the protein MKAHNKVSQSSLTPHTALEFLREGNERFVSNLRINRNLLQQVNETKEGQWPFAAIVSCMDSRTSAELVFDQGLGDIFSIRLAGAVISDNVLGSLEYACKVAGSKIIVVLGHTHCGAIKGACDGVEMGNLTGLLNKIRPSVQQEKSVAQNRTSQNQEFVHAVTLLHTERSVQQILEQSAILQDMVEKGEVGIIGAVYDVETGVVTFCEHTKRIGQRTEKVVESVEA, from the coding sequence ATGAAAGCACACAATAAAGTATCACAAAGCAGCCTCACTCCGCATACCGCACTGGAGTTCCTCCGCGAAGGCAACGAACGTTTTGTAAGCAACCTTCGCATCAACCGCAACCTGCTGCAGCAGGTGAATGAAACTAAAGAAGGCCAGTGGCCTTTTGCTGCCATCGTGAGTTGTATGGATTCCCGTACATCCGCGGAACTGGTCTTCGATCAGGGCCTGGGCGATATTTTCAGTATTCGTTTAGCCGGCGCCGTTATCTCCGACAACGTGCTTGGCAGTCTTGAATATGCCTGCAAAGTAGCCGGCTCAAAGATCATTGTTGTACTTGGGCATACGCATTGCGGCGCCATCAAAGGCGCTTGTGACGGCGTAGAAATGGGCAATCTCACGGGATTGCTCAACAAGATCCGGCCTTCCGTACAACAGGAAAAGTCGGTTGCGCAAAACCGCACATCCCAAAACCAGGAATTCGTGCATGCGGTAACTTTACTGCACACAGAGCGCTCCGTACAGCAGATACTTGAACAGAGCGCCATCCTGCAGGACATGGTAGAGAAAGGAGAAGTGGGTATCATCGGGGCGGTGTACGATGTGGAAACCGGTGTAGTTACTTTCTGCGAGCATACCAAACGGATCGGACAACGGACAGAAAAAGTTGTGGAGAGTGTAGAGGCATAA
- a CDS encoding mannose-1-phosphate guanylyltransferase: MTPLNNHFYVAIMAGGIGSRFWPYSRTDYPKQFLDILNTGKTLLQWTYERFQQFIPEENIYVVTHHQYAATVSKQLPGLPQENIVSEPSRKNTAPCVAYISHKIHKKDPKASMICAPADHLIMDPMQFTQTCLNALLFAQKNNALLTLGIKPTRPDTGYGYIQFETEQAADNVYKVKTFTEKPNLELAKTFLQSGDFLWNAGIFVWNTKSILKAFATYLPEMDELFVQEHAALNTPGEKEMMEMIYSQCTNISIDYGIMEKADNVYVIPANFGWSDLGTWASAYENLEKDYLGNAVQGKNVMVIDATRCMVKAPNDKLVVLQGLDDVILIDTPDVLLVCKKENEQQIKEYVAEVKRHKGDKFL, translated from the coding sequence ATGACACCATTGAATAACCATTTTTACGTGGCCATTATGGCCGGGGGTATCGGTAGCCGCTTCTGGCCTTACAGCCGGACGGATTATCCCAAGCAGTTCCTGGATATCCTGAATACGGGGAAAACATTGCTGCAATGGACCTATGAGCGCTTCCAGCAGTTCATCCCCGAAGAGAACATCTATGTGGTGACGCATCACCAATACGCCGCCACAGTGAGCAAGCAATTACCCGGTCTTCCCCAGGAGAATATCGTCAGCGAACCCTCCCGGAAGAATACGGCGCCCTGCGTGGCCTATATTTCCCACAAGATCCACAAAAAGGACCCCAAGGCCAGCATGATCTGCGCACCGGCGGACCATCTGATCATGGACCCCATGCAATTCACGCAGACCTGCCTGAATGCGCTGCTTTTTGCGCAAAAGAACAATGCGCTCCTCACGCTGGGCATCAAACCCACCCGCCCGGATACCGGCTACGGGTACATCCAGTTCGAAACAGAGCAGGCGGCGGATAACGTGTACAAGGTGAAGACCTTCACGGAGAAACCGAACCTGGAGCTGGCCAAGACCTTCCTGCAAAGCGGGGACTTCCTCTGGAACGCGGGCATCTTCGTCTGGAATACCAAAAGCATCCTGAAAGCATTTGCCACCTACCTGCCGGAAATGGATGAGCTGTTCGTACAGGAGCACGCCGCGCTGAACACTCCCGGGGAAAAGGAAATGATGGAAATGATCTACTCCCAGTGCACCAATATCTCGATCGACTACGGCATCATGGAGAAAGCGGACAATGTGTATGTGATCCCGGCCAACTTTGGCTGGAGCGATCTGGGCACCTGGGCTTCCGCATATGAGAACCTGGAGAAGGATTACCTCGGCAATGCCGTGCAGGGAAAGAACGTGATGGTGATAGACGCCACACGATGCATGGTGAAAGCGCCGAATGACAAGCTGGTAGTATTGCAGGGGCTGGATGATGTTATCCTGATAGATACTCCCGATGTATTGCTGGTCTGCAAAAAGGAGAACGAGCAGCAGATCAAGGAATATGTGGCGGAGGTGAAACGCCATAAAGGGGACAAGTTCCTGTAA